One region of Pirellulales bacterium genomic DNA includes:
- a CDS encoding DinB family protein, producing the protein MDRQWIDRYLQGAYVLGQAIRGLSNQERNAFPVPGTWSIQQIVMHMMDSDLIAADRMKRVIAEDHPTLIGYNETLFAQHLPYDELDAELACNIFANNRRLMGEILRRQPDAAFQRTGLHNETGVITLEYLVKTYTGHLEHHMQFVKQKRELLGKPLIA; encoded by the coding sequence ATGGATCGGCAATGGATCGATCGTTACCTCCAGGGGGCGTACGTGCTGGGACAGGCCATTCGCGGTTTGTCGAACCAAGAACGAAATGCCTTCCCAGTGCCCGGCACGTGGAGCATCCAGCAGATCGTGATGCACATGATGGACAGCGACCTGATCGCCGCCGACCGTATGAAACGCGTCATTGCCGAAGATCACCCGACGTTGATCGGCTACAACGAGACGTTGTTCGCCCAACACTTGCCCTACGATGAACTCGACGCTGAACTCGCTTGCAACATTTTTGCTAATAACCGTCGGCTGATGGGCGAAATCCTACGGCGGCAGCCCGACGCCGCCTTCCAACGGACCGGCCTGCACAACGAAACCGGCGTGATCACGCTCGAATATCTCGTCAAAACCTACACCGGCCATCTGGAACATCACATGCAGTTTGTGAAGCAGAAACGCGAACTGCTGGGCAAGCCGCTGATTGCGTAA
- a CDS encoding response regulator transcription factor has translation MNVLVIEDDPVIGKALRQGFVEGGSECAWAKDGVRGLEMASSQQYDVIIIDLMLPRMPGLEVLAKLRSQGLQTPTILLTALGSVEERVAGLNAGADDYLVKPFAFTELMARIEAVCRRTTTRPRPVLQVRDITLDLTTRRVTRGGVEVDLTPTEFSLLELLMRYAGQVVTRKMLCEHLWQSDWEGTTNVIEVHINRLRGKLDRKFGESMIQTVRGRGYAIPAA, from the coding sequence GTGAACGTGTTAGTCATCGAGGACGACCCGGTAATCGGCAAAGCGCTGCGGCAGGGATTCGTCGAGGGAGGAAGCGAGTGCGCATGGGCCAAGGATGGCGTCCGCGGCCTGGAAATGGCCAGCAGCCAACAATACGACGTCATCATCATCGATCTGATGTTGCCGCGCATGCCAGGTCTCGAGGTGTTAGCCAAGCTCCGCTCGCAGGGCCTGCAAACTCCGACCATTTTGCTGACGGCCCTCGGATCGGTCGAGGAGCGCGTGGCCGGCCTAAATGCCGGAGCCGACGATTACCTGGTCAAGCCGTTCGCCTTCACCGAGTTGATGGCGCGGATCGAGGCCGTTTGCCGGCGCACGACAACCAGACCCCGCCCCGTGTTGCAAGTCCGCGACATCACGCTGGACCTGACGACGCGCCGCGTGACGCGTGGCGGCGTCGAAGTCGACCTCACGCCGACCGAGTTCAGCCTGCTGGAATTGTTGATGCGTTATGCAGGCCAGGTTGTGACGCGCAAAATGCTCTGCGAGCATTTGTGGCAGTCCGATTGGGAAGGGACGACGAACGTCATCGAGGTCCATATCAATCGTTTGCGCGGCAAGCTCGATCGCAAATTCGGCGAATCTATGATTCAAACGGTGCGAGGTCGCGGCTATGCGATTCCGGCGGCTTAG
- a CDS encoding ATP-binding protein, with translation MRFRRLRDVFRSLRFRLTLWNTAVVLLTVVCTLMGVREALRFALRHEIDQLLREDALEVELAVEQMYHSINNEAFSAEMTRKVAAHIERGMFVELLDENDKVLWCSENTPSEQLFKSDLRDGTMTIAGQRYRVVQSHLEKPGLPTFTVRVGSSMASADEDIAKVTQVMTIVALLIMLIAPLGGFWLSGRATHPLAQIIHTADRLRPRRMEERLPMRGTGDELDQLSATINRFLDLIAEYLDRNREFVANAAHELRSPLAAIQSSVEVALNSDRTIDEYKDLLSDIVDECSSLGKLVNQLLLLAESDAGSMQIDTKAVALDRLTKHSVDMFQGAAEERGVDLHFGRFESLPVRGDAQRLQQVVNNLIDNAVKFTQSGGSVTVDLSHDRDRARAIVQVRDTGMGIPSDDLPHVFERFYRGDKSRQRENQPGGTGLGLSICQSIVQAHGGKMEIQSTLGKGTTATVYLPAAPQDATQERLAPFAIGPA, from the coding sequence ATGCGATTCCGGCGGCTTAGGGATGTCTTCCGGTCTCTCCGTTTTCGCCTCACGTTGTGGAACACGGCCGTCGTGCTGCTGACGGTCGTCTGCACGTTGATGGGCGTCCGCGAGGCGCTGCGGTTTGCCCTGCGTCACGAGATCGATCAACTGCTGCGCGAGGACGCCCTGGAAGTCGAGTTGGCGGTCGAGCAGATGTACCACTCGATCAACAACGAGGCTTTCTCGGCCGAAATGACGCGCAAGGTCGCCGCCCATATCGAACGTGGCATGTTCGTCGAGCTGCTGGACGAGAACGATAAAGTCCTGTGGTGCAGCGAAAACACGCCGTCCGAGCAATTATTCAAATCCGATCTGCGCGACGGCACAATGACGATCGCCGGCCAGCGCTATCGCGTCGTACAATCGCATTTGGAAAAGCCTGGGCTGCCCACGTTTACGGTGCGAGTCGGTTCGTCGATGGCCAGCGCCGACGAGGATATCGCCAAGGTCACGCAAGTGATGACGATCGTGGCGCTGTTGATCATGTTGATTGCGCCTTTGGGCGGCTTCTGGCTGTCAGGGCGCGCCACACATCCGCTGGCTCAGATCATTCACACGGCCGATCGGTTGCGACCGCGGCGCATGGAAGAGCGTCTGCCGATGCGCGGTACGGGGGACGAGCTCGATCAGCTATCAGCCACGATCAATCGCTTCCTCGATTTGATTGCCGAATACCTGGACCGCAATCGGGAATTCGTCGCCAACGCGGCGCATGAACTGCGGTCACCGCTGGCCGCCATCCAGAGCTCGGTTGAGGTGGCCTTGAATAGCGATCGCACGATCGACGAGTACAAGGACCTGTTGAGCGACATCGTGGACGAGTGCAGCAGCCTGGGCAAGCTCGTGAATCAACTGCTGCTACTGGCCGAAAGTGACGCCGGCAGCATGCAGATCGATACCAAGGCCGTAGCGCTCGACCGACTGACGAAGCATTCGGTCGATATGTTCCAGGGAGCGGCCGAAGAGCGTGGCGTCGATTTGCATTTCGGCCGCTTCGAATCCCTACCGGTTCGCGGCGATGCCCAGCGTTTGCAACAGGTCGTCAATAACTTGATCGACAATGCGGTAAAATTCACTCAGTCAGGCGGTAGCGTCACGGTTGACCTGTCGCACGACCGCGATCGAGCCCGCGCGATCGTCCAGGTGCGCGATACCGGCATGGGCATTCCGTCGGATGACCTGCCCCACGTCTTCGAGCGCTTCTATCGCGGCGACAAATCCCGCCAGCGTGAAAATCAGCCGGGCGGAACCGGATTAGGTCTGAGCATTTGCCAATCGATCGTGCAGGCGCACGGTGGCAAGATGGAAATCCAGAGCACCTTGGGAAAAGGAACGACCGCGACCGTATACCTGCCTGCCGCTCCGCAAGATGCGACACAGGAACGTTTAGCGCCCTTCGCGATCGGCCCCGCCTAG
- a CDS encoding diguanylate cyclase codes for MTSPNPSYTKMLHRKVLIADDDPDIRRLVAYWLEAAGYTVQQAEDGAAALEAAHQDCPHFLICDWDMPGLDGIELCRRIRDDSFPHYIYTVLLTAHNKVADMILALESGADDLLTKPIASPELLARLRAGARVIELENQLVRLARTDPLTEIPNRWVFFEQFERELARARRQQTPLTCVLCDIDFFKTVNDTHGHVAGDIILKAFAQVLNSQCRETDHLCRYGGEEFCILLTDTDEKQAIQWAQRIRATLREMSLPGEGHRLTITVSFGVAELDECVERPTELFDRADSALRVAKHTGRDRVVGFSELDEPDGQDCESTGDYREWLRGLQARQIMSSRITCFRNDQPIHEAAEFFLRTRINSAPVVDDGGKLAGIVSEKDLVCAPLQADGWNLPLCDVMKTNVVCYDEETPAIIIYNFLCRVSIRRVVIVKDGFPTGIISRGTFLRLMANWQAARESSRRSESDDNTDRLAIERHLAATMQRLEASVTEIENSLATDAGATPLFVGAASIQDLALDLVALSGWLGETRATGTLPIQVPMPTTPTLPAPTR; via the coding sequence TTGACGTCCCCCAACCCCTCGTACACGAAGATGTTGCACCGCAAAGTACTCATCGCCGACGACGACCCGGATATTCGCCGGTTGGTCGCCTATTGGCTCGAGGCGGCGGGCTACACCGTGCAACAGGCCGAAGATGGCGCAGCAGCCCTCGAGGCGGCCCATCAAGATTGCCCGCACTTTCTGATTTGCGATTGGGATATGCCTGGGCTCGACGGGATCGAGCTGTGCCGGCGGATTCGCGACGACAGCTTTCCGCACTACATCTACACGGTACTGCTCACCGCGCATAACAAAGTCGCGGACATGATCCTGGCGTTAGAGTCGGGCGCAGACGATCTCTTGACCAAGCCGATCGCCTCGCCCGAGTTGCTGGCGCGTTTACGCGCCGGGGCGCGCGTGATCGAACTCGAAAACCAACTGGTCCGGTTGGCACGCACCGATCCGCTGACTGAGATTCCGAATCGATGGGTATTCTTCGAGCAATTCGAGCGAGAGCTGGCCCGTGCTCGCCGGCAGCAGACGCCGTTGACCTGCGTGCTGTGCGATATCGACTTTTTCAAAACCGTGAACGACACCCACGGGCACGTTGCGGGTGATATTATCCTCAAGGCGTTCGCCCAAGTTTTGAATTCCCAGTGCCGCGAGACGGACCATTTGTGCCGTTACGGTGGAGAAGAGTTTTGCATCCTGCTGACGGACACCGACGAAAAGCAGGCCATTCAGTGGGCGCAGCGAATCCGGGCCACGTTACGGGAGATGTCGCTTCCCGGTGAGGGCCATCGGCTGACGATCACGGTCAGTTTCGGCGTGGCTGAACTGGACGAATGCGTCGAGAGACCGACCGAGCTGTTCGATCGCGCCGACAGCGCCCTACGCGTCGCCAAGCATACGGGGCGCGATCGGGTTGTCGGCTTTAGTGAACTGGACGAGCCGGACGGACAGGATTGCGAGTCCACCGGCGACTATCGCGAATGGCTGCGCGGCCTGCAAGCCCGGCAGATCATGTCCAGCCGGATCACATGTTTTCGGAATGATCAGCCGATCCACGAGGCGGCGGAATTCTTCTTGCGGACGCGCATCAATTCCGCGCCGGTTGTCGACGACGGCGGCAAGCTGGCCGGCATCGTCTCGGAAAAAGACTTGGTCTGCGCGCCGCTACAGGCCGACGGCTGGAATCTGCCGCTGTGCGACGTCATGAAAACCAACGTCGTGTGTTACGACGAAGAGACACCTGCGATCATCATCTACAACTTTCTGTGCCGCGTTTCGATTCGCCGGGTCGTGATCGTGAAAGATGGTTTTCCGACGGGGATCATCAGCCGGGGCACGTTCTTGCGATTGATGGCCAATTGGCAGGCCGCGCGCGAGTCGTCGCGGCGGTCCGAGAGCGACGACAACACCGATCGTCTCGCGATCGAGCGGCATCTGGCCGCTACGATGCAGCGACTCGAGGCGAGCGTCACAGAAATCGAGAACAGCCTGGCCACGGACGCGGGCGCCACCCCTCTGTTCGTGGGTGCGGCCTCGATTCAGGATTTGGCCCTCGACCTGGTGGCCTTATCGGGCTGGCTGGGCGAAACGCGCGCGACGGGCACTTTACCCATTCAAGTGCCAATGCCTACAACGCCGACACTCCCTGCGCCGACGCGTTAG
- a CDS encoding sodium-dependent bicarbonate transport family permease codes for MHDMFWEFWENFRHNLFKPLLLFFYMGFSVPLLKVPFEFPHVLYQGLTMYLLIAIGWHGGEELAALSGKEFARAGGFMVIGFVTNFLIGILAYYALRGFTKLRRVDAATVAGYYGSDSAGTFATCVGVLNVAGVGFAPYMPVMLAVMEVPGCLVALFLVSRLRQNGMDARGNLPDEPGYDPQTPSFASVESEGMHGSSEADAAKLAKNGNGSFYSFINLQLLHELFLNPGLFLLFGGILIGFVSRLQGEKITAEDDELFVKLFQGALCLFLLEMGMTACRRLRDLKSAGLPFVMFALIGPNILATMGIFIAHGYSKFLGTPFELGTYTLFAVLCAAASYIAVPAVQRLAIPEASPTLPLAASLGCTFSYNVTIGIPVYMQIAKAVLEHFPVAAPAVGAG; via the coding sequence ATGCATGACATGTTTTGGGAATTCTGGGAGAACTTCCGACACAACCTCTTCAAGCCCCTGTTGTTGTTCTTCTACATGGGCTTCAGCGTGCCGCTGTTGAAGGTTCCCTTCGAGTTCCCGCACGTGCTCTATCAGGGCCTGACGATGTATCTGCTGATCGCCATCGGCTGGCACGGTGGTGAGGAGTTGGCCGCGTTGTCCGGCAAGGAATTTGCCCGCGCTGGCGGATTCATGGTGATTGGTTTCGTCACGAATTTCCTGATTGGTATCCTGGCTTATTACGCCTTACGAGGATTCACGAAGTTGCGTCGGGTCGATGCCGCCACGGTTGCGGGCTACTACGGTTCGGACTCGGCAGGTACGTTCGCGACGTGCGTCGGGGTGTTGAACGTTGCCGGCGTCGGTTTTGCGCCCTATATGCCGGTGATGTTGGCTGTGATGGAGGTTCCTGGCTGCCTCGTCGCGTTGTTTCTCGTCTCCCGTTTGCGCCAAAACGGGATGGACGCTCGCGGCAACCTGCCTGACGAGCCGGGTTACGATCCGCAGACGCCATCGTTTGCATCGGTGGAAAGTGAAGGCATGCACGGTTCATCCGAAGCTGACGCGGCGAAGCTCGCTAAGAATGGCAACGGCAGCTTCTATTCGTTCATCAATCTGCAGCTGCTACACGAACTGTTTCTCAATCCGGGGCTGTTCTTGCTCTTTGGCGGTATCCTGATCGGCTTTGTGAGCCGCTTGCAGGGAGAAAAAATCACTGCCGAGGATGACGAGCTGTTCGTGAAGCTGTTCCAGGGAGCGTTATGTCTGTTTCTATTGGAAATGGGCATGACCGCTTGCCGACGCTTGCGCGACCTGAAATCCGCCGGCCTGCCCTTCGTGATGTTCGCGCTGATTGGTCCCAACATCCTTGCGACCATGGGGATCTTCATCGCGCATGGGTACAGCAAGTTTCTGGGAACGCCATTCGAGCTGGGGACGTATACCCTGTTTGCCGTCCTGTGCGCAGCCGCATCCTATATCGCGGTACCCGCCGTTCAGCGGCTGGCGATTCCCGAAGCAAGCCCAACGCTGCCGCTGGCAGCCTCTTTGGGATGCACGTTTTCGTACAACGTGACGATCGGAATTCCCGTTTATATGCAGATTGCCAAAGCGGTCTTGGAACATTTTCCCGTCGCAGCGCCAGCCGTTGGTGCGGGCTGA
- a CDS encoding PQQ-dependent sugar dehydrogenase: MQWLRRLACLMTLSVGMAGDAASSESVPNEPFDTHKRVAWTTSRVRGSPDAPLPFRLQRVFDKLALKEPLFLTHVPATNELLVIERSGRILIFPKRADVESADLFLDVGEESYSLAFDPAYTTNHYVYVFSNGPREATKKNNHIARYKVAQDGPPRCEPNSRLMVLEYESNGHNGGDLAFGPDGMLYITAGDGTSDSDTNLTGQNLADLPSGVLRIDVRASDEQSPYVIPGDNPFVSTENARGELWAFGLRNPWRMSFDRETGRLWIGDVGQDWREMIYLIERGGNYGWSVEEGGLPFQSLRERRPTPIVPPVVAHPHSEGRSITGGHVYYGRRLPELRGAYVYGDFATGRFWGMRYDGRQVTWHRELADTTLQVASFGVDADGELYVVDYAGGLYQFEPNDTPNSSSEFPRRLSETGLFASVVDHRPAPGVVPYSVIAPLWSDGARKERLFALPPDTQIQFTESRGWNLPDHAVVVKTFSLDVPGNPPVARRVETRLLVREQGEWVGYSYQWNDEQTDAELVPSEGRSHDLLVADGVTGESRSQSWHFPSRAECMMCHTRAANYVLGLSTLQMNRAHDYGSSSANQLEVFERLGLFREPLPKRPAEMGALSDPQDGALPIDARARSYLHSNCSHCHVSAGGGNARLELEFTTPLDKTSLLDEKPQHDRFGITDARLLAPGHPERSLLLTRINRVERGRMPPLATSVIDRAAVSLLERWISELPAPATPSQ, translated from the coding sequence ATGCAATGGCTTCGTCGATTGGCGTGTCTGATGACGCTGTCCGTCGGCATGGCAGGTGACGCCGCATCCTCAGAGTCAGTACCAAACGAGCCGTTCGATACGCACAAACGGGTCGCTTGGACCACGTCTCGGGTACGCGGCAGTCCCGACGCTCCGCTGCCATTCCGCCTGCAGCGCGTATTCGACAAATTGGCGCTAAAAGAACCCCTGTTTCTGACGCATGTTCCCGCGACGAACGAGTTGCTCGTGATCGAACGATCAGGGCGGATTCTGATTTTTCCGAAGCGGGCAGACGTCGAAAGTGCCGACCTGTTCCTTGATGTCGGCGAAGAGAGCTATAGCCTGGCGTTTGATCCCGCTTATACGACGAACCATTACGTCTATGTATTCAGCAACGGACCGCGCGAAGCGACGAAAAAGAATAACCACATCGCGCGATACAAGGTCGCCCAAGATGGTCCCCCGCGCTGCGAGCCGAACTCGCGGCTGATGGTTCTGGAATACGAGTCGAACGGCCACAACGGCGGGGACCTGGCATTTGGCCCTGACGGCATGCTCTATATCACGGCGGGTGATGGGACCTCGGACTCTGATACCAACCTGACGGGACAAAACCTTGCCGACCTGCCGTCGGGCGTTTTGCGAATCGATGTTCGCGCTAGTGATGAGCAGAGTCCTTACGTGATTCCCGGTGACAATCCCTTCGTTTCGACCGAGAACGCGCGCGGCGAGTTGTGGGCCTTCGGCCTTCGCAATCCGTGGCGCATGTCCTTTGATCGAGAAACGGGACGCCTATGGATCGGCGACGTGGGCCAGGACTGGCGCGAAATGATTTATCTCATCGAGCGCGGCGGCAATTACGGATGGAGCGTTGAGGAAGGGGGCTTGCCCTTTCAATCGCTTCGTGAGCGCCGGCCGACGCCGATCGTGCCACCAGTGGTTGCCCATCCTCATTCCGAAGGTCGATCGATCACCGGAGGGCACGTCTATTATGGGCGCCGGCTGCCGGAACTGCGCGGAGCCTACGTCTATGGAGATTTTGCGACAGGCCGCTTTTGGGGAATGCGCTACGACGGTCGCCAGGTAACCTGGCATCGCGAGTTGGCGGATACGACGCTGCAAGTCGCGAGTTTCGGCGTCGATGCCGACGGCGAGTTATACGTCGTCGACTATGCCGGCGGCTTATACCAGTTCGAGCCAAATGACACGCCAAATTCCAGTAGCGAATTCCCGCGTCGCTTGAGCGAGACAGGGTTGTTCGCATCTGTCGTGGACCATCGGCCGGCGCCGGGTGTGGTGCCGTATTCGGTGATCGCGCCCCTCTGGTCCGATGGCGCAAGGAAGGAACGCCTGTTCGCGTTGCCGCCTGATACCCAGATCCAGTTCACGGAATCACGCGGCTGGAACCTGCCCGATCACGCCGTCGTAGTGAAGACATTTTCGTTGGACGTGCCCGGAAATCCGCCGGTGGCACGGCGAGTCGAAACACGGCTGCTGGTGCGCGAGCAAGGAGAGTGGGTTGGTTATTCGTACCAGTGGAACGACGAGCAGACTGATGCCGAACTGGTCCCCAGCGAAGGCCGCTCGCACGATTTATTAGTGGCGGATGGAGTGACGGGCGAATCGCGCAGCCAGTCCTGGCATTTTCCCAGCCGCGCCGAATGCATGATGTGCCACACGCGCGCGGCGAATTACGTGCTGGGATTGTCTACGCTGCAAATGAACCGCGCGCACGACTACGGCAGCTCGTCAGCAAACCAATTAGAGGTTTTCGAGCGGCTCGGCCTGTTCCGCGAACCTCTGCCGAAGCGCCCCGCTGAAATGGGCGCCCTGTCGGATCCGCAAGACGGCGCATTGCCTATCGACGCGCGCGCCCGCAGCTACCTGCATTCGAATTGCTCGCATTGTCACGTGTCGGCCGGTGGTGGCAACGCCCGGCTGGAGCTGGAATTTACGACGCCGCTGGACAAGACGAGCCTGCTCGACGAAAAGCCTCAGCACGACCGATTCGGCATTACCGACGCGCGGCTGCTGGCCCCAGGGCATCCCGAAAGGTCGCTTCTGCTGACGCGCATCAATCGCGTCGAGCGGGGACGCATGCCGCCGTTGGCGACAAGCGTGATCGATCGGGCGGCCGTATCGTTGCTCGAGCGCTGGATCAGCGAACTGCCGGCGCCGGCCACTCCGAGCCAATAA
- a CDS encoding DUF1501 domain-containing protein yields MFKVTSGRTPRYCDGMTRRSFVQVGAAGMASVGLPKILRAKEDSARRGTPRKDTSVILVWMDGGPGHMDMYDMKPEAPPEYRGLWQPIPTNVPGMEISELFPLQAKVADKFSIIRSLHHNNGDHFTGGHIILTSRGGANGADQAGKYPSIGAIAAKTLGPRQPGMPAYVAVPYAASIGLRPGYFGANYLGREHNPFETDGDPNSDNFKVQNLNLPNDMSLARLEDRQGLFRDFDRMRREVDSSGALDAMNRFQHDAYQMVSGEAARKAFDIGSEDPKLRDQYGRQSWGQSMLLARRLVEAGCTFVTVHLGGWDHHWNLKSGMESYLPRVDSGLATLFQDLSDRGLSERVLVVVCGEFSRTPRMNNGGNGGPPLSMGTPGRDHWGNAMFCLLGGGGIRGGQIVGSTNRLGEAPKDRPITAGDLHATIYRVLGIDPHASFLNHSGRPVPAIDAGEVISELI; encoded by the coding sequence ATGTTCAAAGTCACTTCCGGCCGCACGCCGCGTTATTGCGACGGCATGACCCGCCGCAGCTTCGTGCAAGTCGGCGCCGCTGGCATGGCCTCGGTGGGTTTGCCCAAGATCCTGCGCGCCAAGGAAGACTCGGCGCGACGTGGCACTCCGCGCAAGGACACCTCGGTCATTCTCGTCTGGATGGATGGCGGTCCGGGCCACATGGATATGTATGACATGAAGCCCGAGGCTCCGCCCGAATATCGCGGGCTTTGGCAGCCAATTCCGACGAACGTGCCAGGCATGGAAATCTCGGAGCTATTTCCGCTGCAGGCCAAGGTGGCCGATAAGTTCTCGATCATCCGCTCGTTGCATCACAACAATGGCGACCATTTCACCGGCGGCCATATCATTCTGACCAGTCGTGGTGGTGCGAACGGTGCTGATCAGGCTGGCAAGTATCCTTCGATCGGCGCCATCGCTGCCAAGACGCTTGGCCCGCGCCAGCCAGGTATGCCGGCCTACGTTGCCGTGCCCTACGCGGCCAGCATCGGCTTACGGCCGGGTTACTTCGGCGCCAATTACTTGGGGCGCGAGCACAATCCGTTTGAGACCGACGGAGACCCGAACAGCGACAACTTCAAGGTCCAGAATCTGAATCTGCCGAACGACATGTCGCTTGCGCGACTCGAGGACCGGCAGGGCCTGTTCCGCGATTTCGATCGGATGCGCCGCGAGGTCGATTCCAGCGGAGCGCTTGATGCGATGAATCGCTTTCAGCATGATGCCTATCAGATGGTCTCCGGCGAAGCGGCGCGCAAGGCGTTCGACATCGGTAGTGAGGATCCCAAACTACGCGACCAATATGGTCGGCAGTCGTGGGGGCAAAGCATGTTGCTAGCCCGCCGTCTGGTCGAGGCGGGCTGCACGTTCGTCACCGTACACTTGGGCGGATGGGATCATCACTGGAACTTGAAGTCCGGAATGGAAAGCTACCTGCCGCGCGTCGACAGCGGACTGGCAACGCTGTTCCAGGACCTGAGTGATCGCGGACTTTCCGAACGCGTGCTCGTGGTCGTGTGTGGCGAATTCAGCCGTACACCGCGGATGAACAACGGCGGCAACGGCGGTCCCCCCTTGAGCATGGGGACGCCGGGGCGCGATCATTGGGGTAATGCCATGTTCTGTCTGCTCGGCGGCGGCGGGATTCGCGGCGGTCAGATCGTCGGTTCGACGAACCGCTTGGGCGAGGCGCCGAAAGATCGCCCGATCACGGCCGGCGACCTCCACGCGACCATCTATCGCGTGCTGGGGATCGACCCTCATGCGAGCTTCTTGAATCACTCCGGCCGCCCAGTGCCGGCGATCGACGCCGGCGAAGTGATCAGCGAATTGATTTGA